The DNA segment TTAATAAAGTAATCAAAGTCCCGAAAGTTTTTTCGGGATTTTTTGTTTGAAATAAATTATAAACATATATCAAGAATTTTATATAAATCAAAAAGCGTAAAATATTACAATCCTGCACTTTAGTCAAATAACACACCGCTGCCGCGCGATTGTATCGCGCGAAATAAATAAACCTAAATATTAAACATTCTGAAAACAACTATATCCTCCAAAAGCCCTTTCTCGTCGGCATAATCTATAGCACTACTGTATCGGTACTCTTCCGCATTTGTTACAAGTCCTGCTTTTACAGGATTTTTATGGGTATAATTAATCTTTTGCCAGATTACTCTGTTGCTCCATAACTCAATTGGATGATTATCATGTCTCCAAAATTGATACTGATTGACGTTAGATGTTTTTAAACCTTCTTTCAGGAAAAAGTTTAATAAGAATTTGTTTCTGGGTTCTTTTGCGTTTTCTTTTATTGCTGAAACAACGGCCTTGCTGGTAAACCTTTTGAAATCGCCTAATAAAAGCTCCGGTTTTTGACCATTCACACTTCGGAAAACCAAATGTACA comes from the Chryseobacterium nepalense genome and includes:
- a CDS encoding REP-associated tyrosine transposase translates to MSRNYKFHNPEGLYFVSFAVVGWLNVFIKDEYIELLLKSLRFCQKNKGMEIHAWCIMPNHVHLVFRSVNGQKPELLLGDFKRFTSKAVVSAIKENAKEPRNKFLLNFFLKEGLKTSNVNQYQFWRHDNHPIELWSNRVIWQKINYTHKNPVKAGLVTNAEEYRYSSAIDYADEKGLLEDIVVFRMFNI